ATCACCTAGAGAAGGCTTCCTCTACTACAGGTGAACTGGCTGAAGCTGCAAGGGATAATACCTGAGGAGAATCTTtcccactctccccaccctcatttTGAGTTTTAGTGCTCTCCATTGAGTAGGAACCAGTGCTGGCTAAAGCCAAGCACAGGCAGATAGATGTTAACTTTCCCCCGCAGTGCTTCCAGTGAACTTCAGTCCTCACACAGGAGCTCTCCAGAGCTGAGTCTGCCCCCAATCTGATCCAGAAGTTATCCCTTGGGTTGGAATGGTCTGTGTCCCTAGTACACAGCATCACTTCATTTAAGCCAAAATTAACGGTTCAGTGCTgctttttaaacagtttaaagtGTCCAGGTCCAGTCTGGGATGACACCATGGATATCTGTACTGGATGGAGCATGAGTAACCCATTAAGCCACCTAACCTTCAGATCAGCGTTTGTATTCGCTTTTTCCTAAAGTAGCTCTAGGAAGACAAGCCCTCCACTGCCGTGTTTGGCTGCAGTGCGTGTTGCTGCCAGGTAAGCACTGAACACCTGTGAAAGATGGTGGTGGCGGCAGCAGCATCAACGTGAACCTTGGACTGTAAAACGCACCCAGCATTGTTCTGCTGCGTGCCTAGAGCAAGGAATAAGCTGTGACCCCTTTGGTGCCAGGCAACAAGCCTCGTGATGACAAGGGGTGGGAAGCGAACCTGTAGGTTCAGCTAATGGAGACAGACCCATATGGTTTTGGCTTTAAAACAGGTATTATATATTAATTGGGACCGATTACTCCAAAACACAGTGTGGAAGTAGTATCCTGCTAAACAACTTCAGCACTGAGGCTCCAGGGAGAGGACACTGTATCTGTCCTCCCATTTTCCCTGTGCCTAGTGGAGCATCTCCCTCACAGAGGGAGGCAGGACCCTCATCCCTTCTCCTGAACACTGATTACTAGTGGGCAGGTTAGAATCTGTACCCTACAGGGTGGCAGTGTTGCTCAATTTTCCACTTGTTTGATAAGGCAGGCAGAAGCGGAGCTGAGTCATTCTTAgcttccttatttaaaaaaaagaccctGATAGCAGAAACCGAGTAAAATCCATCCACACCCAATCCCTGCACTCAGCTGTTAAGACCACATCCTGTTCTTATTCTGAGTCTCCATTTCTCCGTACTTTACCACTCTTGTGTGCGTCCTGCCTGTAAGTGCACCACAACTAATGGGAATAAAAGTTGTACTCCGTGTCCCTCCAAGGtttgaaatgaagtgttttgtgCTGCAGCCCATGTTGGGCAAGGCAGCTGAAGCTAATTTGGGGGAATTCCTGTGCTGGTGCCTTGCCAACGGGGAATCAAGATGAGATTGTAGCATATACACCTCAATCCCAGCCTCCGCTGGCTTGGGCACAGTCTCACTTGTAGAGTAGCTCTCTCCGGCTTCTATTCAGGCAAGAGCTAGTTGTTGTGAAGGGCAGCCTTTTGCAAGGGTGAGGGGCTGGGCGGGCCTTCCCCTCAGAAACTTGCTTCAGGTTTTCACCTTAAAATACTGAATTGCTTTGGCTCTGTGGTGACCCTTGCCCCTGAAAGCCCTAGCAAAGCATTACATTGCAGAGCTGGTAACATAGGATAAACATTACAACTCCTTGGATGGCTGACACCACAAGCTTCTTGTGCAAAATCTCAGAGCTGAAGTTGTAGCTAATGGAAGCTTTCTGATTTACTAACTAAAGCTGAAGGATCTCCCCGCTAAGACTTAAATCCAAGGCATTACTAAGTACTGTTGTCCTTAGCCTTGGAAGGGGAGCTTCCCTTCTACGAGGGAAACTTGTTCTGTGTTTGCTAGCTTAAGTTTTCATACCTTCATACAATTGATGTGTTTTGTGTAGTTCTTGCTACACAGCCAGTATGTCATTTAACCTGCCTGGATCCTTGCAGTGTTAGTGGAATATAGCACTTCTTAATAGTCTTTCCCACCAGCACCATCTTCAGCCCCTAACAGTGGTTCTAACAGAGCCCAAATTGGCAAATTACCATTCTTGGTGCCACTTGTGATCATCACAAGGCTAGGTACACTCTGGCACATCACACCAAGCAGGGGGAGAAATGTTACCTGATGATGAAATAGTTTTAGAACTGCACTGTACAATGAGATGAATGTATTTACAGCAAAATCAATGTAGCAGCCAGCTGAAATTTTGCACATTATTcatatttataaaacattttctcCTCTCCCTCATGAAGTTTAAGAAGATACTTAGAGCACCCCATGGCAGCTGAGCATCTGACCTGCAGGAATGGTGGCCAGGCAGCAGTAGGGGCTGGAGTACTCCTTCTGGGGAGGAGGCTGCCCTCGGAGGATCCTAACCCCTGCAGGACAAGAGAACCTCACATGCAAGGGTTACGAACTTTACACAAAGGCTAGTGGGTAGCTCTTGTAAGCAGGGCTGGTGCAGAGCCCTGCTGGAATGTAGTCTTAAGAGATGGCTATGGCTACCTGCACATCTCATTCCATTGTGCAGGTTACTGAACATGCTTTGCACTTGTTTTAATCCCCTAACTTCCCTTGGCTGAATCATCTCTATCCTATCTCAGTTAACTGAATAAACGAATCAGGGGGTGGAAACCAACACAGCCATCCTAAACCTCAGCTTCTGTAGTGACTCCTCGCTGTCTCCATTGTTGATAATCCCATTACAGGCAGAACTGACAGTCTCAGCACAGGTCACTGCTTCATTCATGTCTCACACTGTGGCTTTCAGATGGCACAGAATTCACTAGCAGCCAAGGGATGGTGTTACACTCTGTCAGATCAGTTGGTTATTAAACTGACACTTGAGGTAGTTCTGGGCTGTTTCTCCCTACACATACCATTGTAGAGCATTGTCTTCCCCACACCTACCCCTTCTATACAAAGAACTTAAACCCAAAGATTACTGATGCTTAGGAGGAACTTAGTACAGGAAGAGTcaatttttaagcacaccatCCAGAATCTTCCCCTTCGCCTGCCTTCACTGTTTATACCTGCACATTTCTCTTGTGTTTGAAGCACTGAATTCTTCTTGTGACTAAGGTGCAATCTCCATTTTGCTGGGACAAACATTCATGGTAGTTGCTGGCTTTCCTTGATACTGACCTAAAATATAGAGATGAAGTGAGGGGTGTTTCCACATGTCTTCTCAGACCTTAGCTGAGAGTAACAGCTCTCAGTTACTGTAAAAAAAATGGAACCCAATTTCTCACTCTAGCAAGTAGGTCGAGCTGTCTGTTCACATTTAAGCTCGTAATACCCCACCCacccctgattttttttttaactcactaAACCTCAGCTGATCCAGATGCACTAAGGAGAGGCAGGTAGGGTTTAGTTCCAAGTCATACTGACCCCTCGTGGGCAAGAGAAGGAGTGACACTGACAGGTACCAGCACAGAGGCTCCTTGGCAGCAAAAGGAAATGAGTGGTCTTGCCAGTCTTCCCTGTCAGGCAGGAATCTCTGCTTTGTACAGCATTGCTAAAGGAACTAGGTGCAGAAATATTTCAGCAGCAGAAGTCCATGCCAGCTAGATCCCACCTGCCAAGTGGTATGTTCCAGATGACTTTGATTAAGGCAAGACTtgagaaatgagagagagagagttggaaaAGCACAACACCCAGGTTGGGCACAGACAAAGCATTTGTTTCTTCTCCCcctaccccaaaaaaaaaaaagcacaggcAGCTGTTCATGGGTGCTATAAATAAAACAGCTCTGACATCTCAGCTACTTTTAACCTTGGATGGAGATAGCTGTATTAGCAGCTTTTGTTAACACAACAAAGGCCAGGGCTTTCACAACGGTCTTTGTCTAGTGAAGCCAGCCGAGGCAGGAAGAGTCAGAAAAGTGAATTGAGTCCTGATACCACAAGAACTCCCTTTAAAGCCTCCATTTGGCATTGTTTATCGGCATTTCTAAATCTGAGCAGTGAGAGTTACTCAAAATGCTGTTTGCAGGCTGTGAAACGTTAGCCTgtcattaaggctaagattttgtcatggttatttttagtaaaaatcatggacaggtcacaggcaaacaaaaattcacagaagccgtgaCTTGTCTGACTTTTGCTAGTGCAGCTCCATGGTTTCCTGCACCACCGTGGTGGCTCGGAGCTTTGAGGTTCCCTCTCTGCCcatggccactggaagctgcagggtgaccatatttcccagagagaaaatgggacacccacaggtgtccccctccccctgatgCGAGGCTGTGGTCAgaaccctgaggagggccccctcagTTGTTTGTCccctgtcactggaaccctgccagggccccactggctgtcagctcaagtcctgcagcccctggggctgaagcagagaacgtcatggaggtctctggaagtcacgggttccatgacttccatgacctctgttaTAAACATAGCCTTACTTGTATCCGTGCAGGTAGAGGACATATGCCTGGAACAAAAGCTTTGCCTTCCATACCCGATGCTTAAATGAAAACAGAAGACTACAAATCCCAGCCCTCGGCCAAAATATTCTGCTGAAATTTCAATGTGATAGGGAGTTTTCTGGCCTGCTGTGCCATATGGATAAAGGTGAGTTTAGTTTGGTCTCTGACCTTGTGTGACTCCATTCCAAGGTCAGTACCTGAGCTTTGGAGGTCAAGTTGCAACAGCTATTTAAGCAGGCAGTACACCTGTTCAGGTTACAGGGCTTTGCTCTCAAGCAGAACTGCCTTTCTATAGCAGACCACACGTACCATCACATCTGGCAGGAAGAGATAGGAGCCTGTGTCTACTCCtctttaaaatgcagttttgcaAGATTGGTCAGTTACAAATGCTTTTCATTCAAGCAGAAGAGGATTTTGAGTGTTTCCAGCTAGGCATTTATGCACTAGATTGAATTTTTAAATTCCAGAATAGGGCATAATTATTTAACAATTACACAGTTAAGTAGATGGCCTCTTGCATTAACGGCAAGTTCCTCTAGAAGTTACCACCAGTGCCAAAGGAAGTAAATGATCAGGGCACATGTTGCTAATACTATTCTAATTTCACGTAGTGGAATTATGTGCATGACAGTAACAAAATATGACAAGGGTGAAGTAgtcagctgctcccctctggaGCCCTCAACTCCAAAGCAGTTTAAGACTTACCTACCACACCAAGAGAGCTTAATCTTACACCCAATGGAGAAGTGTCCATAGTGGAGAAGAACCTGTATGCAAGTTGAGCAGGAAGTACTTGGCACCAACAGGAAATTTAGATTAATTCCCACTGAGCTCTGGAGGAAAATGGCAGGACAGCACTGCAATCTAAGAACAGAGCATCAGTGCTCGAGACAGATCATCATAAAAACTGTCACAACCAGCACCCTTTTACCAAGAAGCAACTGGTGATGCACAGGAAGTCAAATATCCCATTGCTCACCAAAGCCATCCCTTCATCAGATTGCAAGGTCACATGGGCACTGctgctgtgtatatataaagtgtgAATTGCCATGGCTCCCGTGGCAAGATGTTAGGTCCCCTCCCCACTTGAACCGAACTCAAAAAGGAGCCACTTTAGTAGTAAAGAGTGCAAAAGCATTTGAAATTCTCATCTTTTAATGGGCAATGATAACTTTGGGCTGGTTCTGTGTATACAATTAAACAATATACTTaaaggttcccccaccccccaaaaaaaactttCACACCCCCTTTTCTTCCATCAACGTTCCACTGCTGGATTTGGCTCCCACAGCCTCGCATACAGCTCTCAAGTCACTGCAGATCCACATCTTAAGAGTAATGAAGAACTGAAAACCCTTGGTGCACCAGTGatgtgttattttaaaaataactctaTTAAACCAAATGCCTTCCCAGTCTCCACTGCTtctcagaggaaaaaaatgttactGTGGGAGTCTTAATACACTTGTCTTTGTGGCTCTCTCTTTTCCCTACTGAAGTCATACAACGTAGAGTTCATAGATCTTCTTTACACAGTACACCAGGGCAGCAAGTGCTATTGTGTTATGCAGTCTCTTTCTGTGCAGGTCATCCTTTCTCACCAGCACCACAGGAGTGGAGGAGGTGAGTGTATGCAGGGGCAGGCGGGAAAGTTTATAGGCATCATACTCCACTTGGTACTTGCAGCAGGGGTCGAACTGCCAGGAGATACCGTAGAGGGTGCAGCAGGCCATGCTCAGCACGCCCGCAGGCAGGGAGATGTAATGGGAATAATCTACTGGAAGTACCAGCGGGGTAAAGAGACAAGCGGTGCCTGCTAGGACAGCGGTCTTGTGCAGGCAGTTCCCAACTGTGATCCAGCGAGCGGTCTCATCACCGATGCGAGTGGGCTCTATCACTATATATTTGTACTGTGCTTCCAGGGCCTGCTCCAGCTCGTACTCAAACTGGTCCTGAGCATTCTCCCCATTGTAGATTTCATGCACAATGTAACACTCCGTGGAGGACAAGATGATCCTGTTAACAGAAAACACAGAATTAAGCTACAGAACACAGACAACCCTACCCCTACATTAACCCAGTAATCTTGGAGTTTGAGAGATTGACAACTGAAACCAGGTCAGCACCTCATGGTCACTTGATCACTGCTTCTTCCCTCAACAAAGTAGTACTTTTTCTGATCAAAACTCATTTGAGAGCAGCTGATTGTTCAAGGGAAACTCGGAAAAGCTCTTTCATTTAGGCTTAACTATGCATTTTACATACAAGTGAATTTTACTTTCCTCACTTCGGGGAATTAAGAACTTTTCAAGAAAACAAGATCTTGCGATTGGTCGAATCCTCCTGAAACAGATTCCCCACCTGACTTCTGCCATCAGTGACATCACAGTCAGCTGCTGTGGAGATGGTGTCAACCAGCATTTAATTTGTAAttaaagaggtgctggggctcaagcaattttttttatattcataactgatgcagcaagtccagaggtgccagggctatgaattgCCAAGCCCAGAGTTCTCGGGAATCaaccctggcaaaaattaagcactggtgtCAATGTCACAAAGAGGAGACTGTCAAATGATAGAATGagccaccaatacaaaaaaaacaaaaactatggATACAAAAACAAGTTGTCCCCTCAACGAAGGTGTTGCAAATTTTCAAAGAGACGTGCGTTTTGgccaccctctttcctggcacagATCAGAACAACCTATGCTAATCCCCACATTTCCAGATCCACACCTCAACCATGTTAGTTCTAGAACCAACAGCTATGCAACCTATACTCCAGCTTGCTAGAAGACTGGATAATTTGTGGGATCCAGCCTGTGGTGATAAGGAATGATACAAATGTGTAGCTAGAGGGAGAGGCGATAGCAGAGCATCACTCAGAATTTGTTAACACATTTGGTTCCTTCCTCTTGCAACAGGGGAAAGAGGTGGGTTTTACTGCAACATTGGTTAAATGCTAAGAAACAGCTGCTCGCATTACCCTGGAGCAGTCTCCCTATCCCTGCCACTGGACTGCATTAGGTAAGTTCTGTACACACAGACTGCATGTAAGATCTCCAGCCCTTTGTAAAATAGCTATAGGTAGCCTGGACTAGTTTCCAGCTTCCTGCCCCTCAGCTGCATCTTATCCTTTATCTTGTTACTCTAAAGTCCACAGATACGTTCGCTTATCTGTGCGGTAGCCTCACATCTGCTCTGCGCCCTCAACGCGAAAGCAGAACAGAGCAAATGGTGTTGTCTGTTACACAGGGTGGGTTTTACCTCCTTAAAAGAAACTGATTTCAATATGTTCTCTTAGAGCCCCAGTGTCCCGAGCACATACGCTCCCAAGGATATAGTTATTTGGCAAATTCCTTTAGCAGAGCAAGAGCAACCAGTACACAACTTTGTCCTACTCGCAGCAGACATCGTTCCTGATAGTACTGGGACTCACTTGGTATTAGTGATCTGGCAATGGAGAACTCTGCAACGAGACCAACACTAACCCTTCTTTCTCGCTCCATTAGCACAAAGATATAGTGGGTTCGCACTGGAAATGGCAAAGGAAGAGAGGATAcatgtttgcaagctcctgttgTACCAGCCATTACCCTTTAAATTCTGTTTTAGTCACACTGTGAAGGGTATTGTGCAGCAGCCACCTGCAATCAAGAATATTGTTAAATTACAGGCTGTTGCCTGAAGTAGCTTGTTTAC
The Lepidochelys kempii isolate rLepKem1 chromosome 10, rLepKem1.hap2, whole genome shotgun sequence DNA segment above includes these coding regions:
- the TMEM11 gene encoding transmembrane protein 11, mitochondrial, yielding MAAWGRRRAGPGSSGGGGRERIILSSTECYIVHEIYNGENAQDQFEYELEQALEAQYKYIVIEPTRIGDETARWITVGNCLHKTAVLAGTACLFTPLVLPVDYSHYISLPAGVLSMACCTLYGISWQFDPCCKYQVEYDAYKLSRLPLHTLTSSTPVVLVRKDDLHRKRLHNTIALAALVYCVKKIYELYVV